In a genomic window of Saccharothrix sp. HUAS TT1:
- a CDS encoding TIGR02678 family protein, with protein sequence MFEDLSEIDAANVVRCARALLRRPLLRADGPDGELLTLVYRHRAALQDLFARVLGYRLVVERRFARLHKAGPGPDDSRGLLGMSPRGYAYVALTMAVLTGVGRQALLSRLVADVRAAAVEAGLTVVDDVADRRALTAALRHLVSLGVLHETEGTVDVHAEALITIDTDLLGRLLTGPVAEATSPARLVELAARPGPRGVEHAVRRKLVEDPVVLYADLPPEQAEWLRRNQRKESALLETCFGLRTECRVEGVLAADPEDYLTDLYFPGTSTVARLALLALPELSAADPRPDGRHEVDVAALREVCARLVEDYPTAWSKQFTEDLDRLVDEVLELLRRMGLAVPAAGGGWLLNAVAHRWLPMPDGDPEREVEPAAVVPEVRSWSLFDEETA encoded by the coding sequence ATGTTCGAGGACCTGTCCGAGATCGACGCGGCGAACGTCGTGCGCTGCGCCCGCGCGCTGCTGCGGCGGCCGTTGCTGCGCGCCGACGGGCCCGACGGCGAGCTGCTGACCCTCGTCTACCGGCACCGGGCCGCGCTGCAGGACCTGTTCGCCCGCGTGCTCGGCTACCGGCTGGTGGTCGAACGGCGGTTCGCGCGGCTCCACAAGGCCGGACCGGGTCCCGACGACTCGCGCGGCCTGCTCGGCATGTCGCCGCGCGGCTACGCCTACGTGGCGCTGACCATGGCGGTGCTGACCGGCGTCGGGCGGCAGGCGCTGCTGTCGCGGCTGGTGGCGGACGTCCGCGCGGCGGCGGTGGAGGCCGGGCTGACCGTGGTGGACGACGTGGCGGACCGGCGGGCGCTGACGGCGGCGTTGCGGCACCTGGTGTCGCTCGGCGTGCTGCACGAGACCGAGGGCACGGTGGACGTGCACGCCGAGGCGTTGATCACCATCGACACCGACCTGCTGGGCCGGTTGCTGACCGGGCCGGTGGCCGAGGCGACGTCGCCGGCGCGGCTGGTGGAGCTGGCGGCCCGGCCGGGACCGCGCGGCGTCGAGCACGCGGTGCGGCGCAAGCTGGTGGAGGACCCCGTGGTGCTGTACGCCGACCTGCCGCCCGAGCAGGCCGAGTGGCTGCGGCGCAACCAGCGCAAGGAGTCCGCGCTGCTGGAGACGTGCTTCGGCCTGCGCACCGAGTGCCGGGTCGAGGGCGTGCTGGCGGCCGACCCCGAGGACTACCTGACCGACCTGTACTTCCCGGGCACGTCCACGGTGGCGCGGCTCGCGCTGCTGGCGCTGCCGGAGCTGTCGGCCGCCGACCCCCGGCCCGACGGGCGGCACGAGGTGGACGTGGCGGCGTTGCGCGAGGTGTGCGCGCGGTTGGTGGAGGACTACCCGACCGCGTGGTCCAAGCAGTTCACCGAAGACCTCGACCGGCTGGTCGACGAGGTGCTGGAGCTGTTGCGCCGCATGGGGTTGGCGGTGCCGGCCGCGGGGGGCGGGTGGCTGCTGAACGCCGTCGCGCACCGGTGGCTGCCGATGCCCGACGGCGATCCGGAGCGCGAGGTCGAGCCGGCCGCCGTCGTGCCGGAAGTGCGGAGCTGGTCGTTGTTCGATGAGGAGACCGCGTGA
- a CDS encoding SbcC/MukB-like Walker B domain-containing protein — MNRWRLHRGGIVNIWQYTEQTFDFSGGRAIFQGTNGSGKSRTLELLLPLCLDGDLRQVGSKGFDTVSLRRLMLDDYDGGPNRIGYAWVELTRGPDEYLTCGLGVKASKTSQAITDSWRFVTPLRVGSSLALVGPDRTPLGPVQLRDLIGADCVLEEAAFRARVAETVYGVPAPRYGDLLHLQRTLRNPDVGLKVLEGQLEQILSDALPPLDQVMVEQLATSFDDLESIRENITRLSSADAALGTFLKTYSDYAFGGLRAAAVSLGAAEDGVRKQERAAARLSASLEETLAARAAAEHSLASLETGEQQAEETIGALKELPAFRDLQDLRTREKLVAEKRSSAVAALDMANKQRSQEDGAVDGVLRLLRRLAEDLGTAHELVEPLGRHLRAAGLPSDAVPDVPRVSTSDAVVRVESVRAKPDPEAGPLPIERRVPPAVGVDEGALEAVAARAGEIASSARQRGALALALGAQAAELDSAQRRVDALRQTARDAQHAATEAAALRNQEAQELAEVAQSWLAEVDAWRGSGPLAEVRPSSPLALPTSVDPAGARSLTSAARDWVGPLVTSARDGAHTAARRRAELAASINALDAELAGLRSGTARVPEPGRFGVATRDDATGAPFYRLVDFRPEVDDAARAGLEAALEASGLLDAWVTPSGEHGPEMYGNAVTPPRLRETEPAETPTPADHPRPTTTPTASDTPPTTTTPATSGALPATPSPAPATPSPATPPTSADHPPLATTLAVPGAPVDGPSLATALVPAVEPNSPVPAAVVADLLASVSLRTLTPTAFAVSPDGRWQAGVLTGAWRKDAAEFIGAGAREAARHRRIAELEDELAALRAALGVAEADLAAAHGLVDRWETHLDRFPADRDLVARHGRLQAAQESADRAARRAEELRDELATAQARGEAAAADVVRQAGDAGLPATTDGLQQARQAAAEAQRTADRLGDVLRRQCRGTVVDLTDAAHRYHAAVEDRVAAEADAEARCVDYASQASTLAELTDAIGGEAREIADQLSTLERSRREMRGELKGVREQVVSAREQAAKLSAQLETSAEQLTSARDALTRANEHFKATVRAPGILVAALPDVPDDVTSVRAALMASDRRGAGEATVITKLQALQTSLAGSHDIAAEQHVGLLTVTVTGEEGARPVAVAARQVTTKLAEQRGFLDERYQDIFADYLIRDLAEWLRGQIAVAEDLCKRMNEVLGRARSSQGVHVKLAWKPSAALEEGTRDALALVRLPYAERDPEQDATLRRVFTERIEAERDAHTGNYAEILSRALDYRTWHQFTVTVADTGPDGGPRERRLRQLSSGETRLISYVTLFAAAASFYDAVSGEFSPLRLVLLDEAFERLDDPTIARMLGLLVDLDMDWVITWPSGWGVSDKIPRMHIYDVLRPKNGRGVACTQTTWDGAALDRVDP; from the coding sequence GTGAACAGGTGGCGGCTGCACAGGGGCGGCATCGTCAACATCTGGCAGTACACCGAGCAGACGTTCGACTTCTCCGGCGGGCGGGCGATCTTCCAGGGCACCAACGGGTCCGGCAAGTCGCGCACCCTGGAGCTGCTGCTGCCGCTGTGCCTGGACGGCGACCTGCGGCAGGTCGGCTCCAAGGGCTTCGACACCGTGTCGCTGCGGCGGCTCATGCTGGACGACTACGACGGCGGGCCCAACCGCATCGGGTACGCGTGGGTGGAGCTGACCCGAGGTCCCGACGAGTACCTGACCTGCGGGTTGGGCGTGAAGGCGTCCAAAACGTCGCAGGCGATCACCGACTCGTGGCGGTTCGTCACGCCCCTGCGCGTCGGTTCCTCGCTGGCGCTGGTCGGCCCGGACCGCACGCCGCTGGGACCCGTGCAGCTGCGCGACCTGATCGGCGCGGACTGCGTGCTGGAGGAGGCCGCGTTCCGGGCGCGCGTCGCGGAGACCGTGTACGGCGTGCCCGCGCCCCGGTACGGCGACCTGCTGCACCTGCAGCGGACGCTGCGCAACCCCGACGTCGGGTTGAAGGTGCTGGAGGGGCAGCTGGAGCAGATCCTGTCCGACGCGCTGCCGCCGCTGGACCAGGTGATGGTCGAGCAGCTGGCGACGTCGTTCGACGACCTGGAGTCGATCCGGGAGAACATCACCCGGCTGTCGTCGGCCGACGCGGCGCTCGGGACGTTCCTGAAGACGTACTCGGACTACGCGTTCGGCGGGCTGCGCGCGGCGGCGGTGTCGCTGGGCGCGGCCGAGGACGGTGTGCGCAAGCAGGAGCGGGCGGCGGCCCGGCTGTCGGCGTCGCTGGAGGAGACGCTGGCGGCCCGTGCGGCGGCGGAGCACTCGCTGGCGTCGTTGGAGACCGGTGAGCAGCAGGCCGAGGAGACCATCGGGGCGTTGAAGGAGCTGCCCGCGTTCCGCGACCTGCAGGACCTGCGGACGCGCGAGAAGCTGGTGGCCGAGAAGCGCTCGTCGGCGGTGGCCGCGCTGGACATGGCGAACAAGCAGCGGTCGCAGGAGGACGGCGCGGTCGACGGCGTGCTGCGGCTGCTGCGGCGGTTGGCCGAGGACCTGGGCACGGCGCACGAGCTGGTCGAACCGCTGGGGCGCCACCTGCGGGCGGCCGGCCTGCCGTCCGACGCCGTGCCGGACGTGCCCCGGGTGTCCACTTCGGACGCGGTCGTGCGGGTGGAGTCCGTGCGGGCCAAGCCGGACCCCGAGGCCGGACCGCTCCCGATCGAGCGTCGCGTGCCGCCGGCGGTCGGGGTGGACGAGGGCGCGTTGGAGGCGGTGGCGGCGCGGGCCGGGGAGATCGCTTCGTCGGCGCGGCAGCGCGGGGCTTTGGCGTTGGCGTTGGGTGCGCAGGCGGCGGAGCTGGATTCCGCGCAGCGGCGGGTGGATGCCCTGCGGCAGACCGCGCGGGACGCGCAGCACGCGGCGACCGAGGCGGCGGCGTTGCGGAACCAGGAGGCGCAGGAGCTGGCCGAGGTCGCCCAGTCGTGGCTGGCGGAGGTGGACGCCTGGCGCGGGTCCGGCCCGTTGGCGGAGGTGCGGCCGTCGTCGCCGCTGGCGCTACCGACGTCGGTCGACCCGGCCGGCGCCCGCTCCCTGACCAGTGCCGCCCGCGACTGGGTCGGGCCGTTGGTGACGTCGGCGCGGGACGGCGCGCACACCGCCGCGAGGCGGCGGGCGGAGCTGGCGGCGTCGATCAACGCGTTGGACGCCGAACTGGCGGGCCTGCGCTCGGGCACCGCGCGGGTCCCGGAACCCGGCCGGTTCGGCGTGGCGACGCGGGACGACGCGACCGGCGCGCCGTTCTACCGACTGGTGGACTTCCGCCCCGAGGTGGACGATGCCGCTCGTGCGGGGTTGGAGGCGGCCCTGGAGGCGTCGGGCCTGCTGGACGCCTGGGTTACACCATCGGGTGAACATGGCCCGGAGATGTACGGAAACGCCGTTACGCCACCTCGGTTGAGAGAGACCGAACCGGCCGAGACCCCCACCCCTGCCGACCACCCCCGACCCACCACGACCCCGACCGCCTCCGACACCCCGCCGACCACCACGACCCCGGCCACTTCCGGCGCCTTGCCGGCCACCCCGTCCCCAGCCCCAGCCACCCCGTCCCCAGCCACCCCGCCCACTTCCGCCGACCACCCCCCGCTCGCCACGACCCTGGCCGTGCCCGGCGCCCCCGTGGACGGCCCGTCCCTGGCCACCGCCCTGGTCCCGGCCGTCGAGCCGAACTCCCCCGTCCCGGCCGCCGTGGTCGCGGACCTGCTCGCGTCGGTGTCCCTGCGCACCCTGACCCCGACCGCCTTCGCGGTGTCGCCGGACGGGCGCTGGCAGGCGGGCGTGCTGACCGGCGCGTGGCGCAAGGACGCCGCCGAGTTCATCGGCGCCGGCGCCCGCGAAGCCGCCCGCCACCGTCGCATCGCGGAGCTGGAGGACGAGCTGGCCGCCCTGCGCGCCGCCCTGGGCGTGGCCGAAGCCGACCTCGCCGCCGCCCACGGCCTGGTCGACCGCTGGGAGACCCACCTCGACCGCTTCCCCGCCGACCGCGACCTGGTCGCCCGCCACGGCCGCCTGCAGGCCGCCCAGGAATCCGCCGACCGCGCCGCCCGCCGCGCCGAGGAGCTGCGCGACGAGCTGGCCACCGCCCAGGCCCGCGGCGAGGCCGCCGCCGCCGACGTGGTGCGCCAAGCGGGCGACGCGGGCCTCCCGGCCACCACCGACGGCCTCCAGCAGGCCCGGCAGGCGGCGGCCGAGGCGCAGCGGACGGCCGACCGGCTCGGTGACGTGCTGCGCCGCCAGTGCCGCGGCACCGTGGTCGACCTGACCGACGCCGCGCACCGGTACCACGCGGCGGTGGAGGACCGGGTCGCGGCGGAGGCGGACGCGGAGGCGCGGTGCGTGGACTACGCGTCGCAGGCGTCGACGTTGGCCGAGCTGACCGACGCGATCGGCGGCGAGGCGCGGGAGATCGCCGACCAGTTGTCCACTTTGGAGCGTTCGCGGCGGGAGATGCGCGGCGAGCTGAAGGGCGTCCGCGAGCAGGTCGTCTCGGCCCGCGAGCAGGCGGCCAAGTTGAGCGCCCAGCTCGAAACGTCAGCCGAGCAGCTCACCTCCGCCCGTGACGCCCTGACCCGCGCGAACGAGCACTTCAAGGCGACCGTGCGGGCGCCGGGCATCCTGGTGGCCGCGCTGCCGGACGTGCCCGACGACGTCACGTCGGTCCGCGCGGCGCTGATGGCGTCCGACCGGCGCGGCGCGGGCGAGGCGACGGTGATCACCAAGCTCCAGGCGCTCCAGACGTCGCTGGCGGGCAGCCACGACATCGCCGCCGAGCAGCACGTCGGCCTGCTGACCGTCACCGTCACCGGTGAGGAGGGCGCCCGCCCGGTCGCCGTCGCCGCACGTCAGGTGACCACGAAGCTGGCCGAGCAGCGCGGTTTCCTGGACGAGCGGTACCAGGACATCTTCGCCGACTACCTGATCCGCGACCTGGCCGAGTGGCTGCGCGGCCAGATCGCCGTCGCCGAGGACCTGTGCAAGCGGATGAACGAGGTGCTGGGCCGGGCGCGGTCCAGCCAGGGCGTGCACGTGAAGCTGGCGTGGAAGCCGTCGGCGGCGTTGGAGGAGGGGACGCGCGACGCGCTGGCGCTGGTCCGCCTGCCGTACGCGGAACGCGACCCCGAGCAGGACGCGACGCTGCGGCGGGTGTTCACCGAGCGCATCGAAGCCGAGCGCGACGCCCACACCGGCAACTACGCCGAGATCCTGTCCCGCGCCCTGGACTACCGGACGTGGCACCAGTTCACCGTTACGGTCGCCGACACCGGCCCGGACGGTGGGCCGCGGGAGCGCAGGCTGCGGCAGCTGTCGTCCGGTGAGACGCGGCTCATCTCGTACGTGACGCTGTTCGCGGCGGCGGCCTCGTTCTACGACGCGGTCAGCGGCGAGTTCTCGCCGTTGCGGCTGGTGCTGCTGGACGAGGCGTTCGAGCGGTTGGACGACCCGACGATCGCGCGCATGCTCGGCCTGCTGGTGGACCTGGACATGGACTGGGTGATCACCTGGCCGAGCGGCTGGGGCGTGTCCGACAAGATCCCGCGGATGCACATCTACGACGTGCTGCGGCCCAAGAACGGGCGCGGCGTGGCGTGCACGCAGACGACGTGGGACGGCGCGGCGCTGGACCGCGTCGACCCCTAG
- a CDS encoding ROK family protein → MGVAVHRKLTVRDLRAGNRARVLRALYFDQPRSRQELAGVTGLSQASVSNVVAELIADGVVVEAGQVDSDGGRPRVLLRVNPAYAAVVGVDVGETHVLVEVFDLTLRRLAEATFPMEPDVHSVHDVARRVLEGLERCLADSGVGDVLGVGIGVPGQVEQGLVYAQTVGWHGVELEQLLRTGTDLPLFLDNGANTLGQAEVWFGAGRGTGDAVVALIGSGVGASVITGGVLYRGSSGGAGEWGHTTVALDGRPCRCGAHGCLEAYIGASAVVDRYRAVRGDAPAEQEAALAALVADGSRAARDVLAETARYAGLGIANLINLFNPSQVIVGGWAGLLLGARILDDVRSQASRHALHRPFEQASITLCELGPESVALGAATLPVAEFLAAGGVRHRAASGVR, encoded by the coding sequence TTGGGGGTCGCCGTGCACCGCAAGCTGACCGTGCGCGACCTGCGCGCCGGTAACCGGGCGCGGGTGCTGCGCGCGCTGTACTTCGACCAGCCGCGCAGCCGGCAGGAACTCGCCGGCGTCACCGGGCTCAGCCAGGCGTCGGTCAGCAACGTCGTCGCCGAGCTGATCGCCGACGGCGTGGTGGTCGAGGCGGGCCAGGTCGACTCCGACGGCGGGCGCCCGCGCGTGCTGCTGCGGGTGAACCCCGCCTACGCGGCCGTGGTCGGGGTCGACGTCGGCGAGACGCACGTGCTGGTCGAGGTGTTCGACCTGACGTTGCGGCGGCTGGCGGAGGCGACGTTCCCGATGGAACCGGACGTCCACTCGGTGCACGACGTGGCGCGGCGGGTGCTCGAAGGGCTCGAACGCTGCCTGGCCGACAGCGGGGTCGGCGACGTGCTCGGCGTCGGCATCGGCGTGCCCGGCCAGGTCGAGCAGGGCCTGGTGTACGCGCAGACCGTCGGCTGGCACGGCGTCGAGCTGGAGCAGCTGCTGCGCACCGGCACCGACCTGCCGCTGTTCCTGGACAACGGCGCGAACACGCTGGGGCAGGCGGAGGTCTGGTTCGGCGCGGGCCGCGGCACGGGTGACGCGGTGGTCGCGCTGATCGGGTCCGGCGTCGGCGCGAGCGTCATCACCGGCGGCGTGCTGTACCGGGGCTCGTCGGGCGGCGCGGGGGAGTGGGGCCACACGACGGTCGCGCTGGACGGCCGCCCGTGCCGCTGCGGCGCCCACGGGTGCCTGGAGGCGTACATCGGCGCGTCGGCCGTGGTCGACCGGTACCGCGCGGTCCGGGGCGACGCGCCCGCCGAGCAGGAGGCGGCGCTGGCGGCGCTGGTCGCCGACGGGTCGCGGGCCGCGCGGGACGTGCTCGCCGAGACCGCCCGGTACGCCGGGCTCGGCATCGCGAACCTGATCAACCTGTTCAACCCGTCGCAGGTGATCGTCGGCGGGTGGGCCGGGTTGCTGCTCGGCGCGCGCATCCTGGACGACGTGCGCTCGCAGGCGTCCCGCCACGCCCTGCACCGGCCGTTCGAGCAGGCGTCGATCACCCTGTGCGAGCTGGGGCCGGAGTCGGTCGCGCTCGGCGCGGCCACCCTGCCGGTCGCCGAGTTCCTGGCCGCGGGCGGGGTGCGCCACCGCGCGGCCAGCGGCGTCCGCTAG
- the nudC gene encoding NAD(+) diphosphatase translates to MSFELVELPALSRFTVDRREPLRGDAQRLAQSWPKARVLTVDVHGRALVVDRASRLVDHPATDFGDGPPDTAVLLGEQDGVAYWAVPLAEDETDVSAPTGRSWVRPELTDEPQWLDLRACGATLDDTGAGLFTSAVALFHWHRSAKFCAVCGGPTESIKSGWARVCERCGHEEYPRTDAAVICLVHDGADRVLLARGAGWPEGRYSVLAGFVEAGESLEACVAREVEEEVGVEVRGIRYLGSQPWPFPRSLMVGFEAVADPTEPLRLADDEIAQAKWVDRADVRRALAEPGSVPDLLLAPGASIAYRMIQSWVAAG, encoded by the coding sequence GTGAGCTTCGAGCTGGTGGAGCTGCCGGCCCTGTCGCGGTTCACCGTGGACCGGCGGGAGCCGTTGCGCGGTGACGCGCAGCGCCTCGCGCAGTCGTGGCCGAAGGCGCGCGTCCTCACCGTGGACGTGCACGGCCGCGCATTGGTGGTCGACCGGGCTTCGCGCCTGGTCGACCACCCGGCCACCGACTTCGGCGACGGTCCGCCGGACACCGCCGTGCTGCTGGGCGAGCAGGACGGCGTCGCGTACTGGGCGGTGCCGCTGGCCGAGGACGAGACCGACGTCAGCGCGCCGACCGGTCGGTCGTGGGTGCGGCCGGAGCTGACCGACGAGCCGCAGTGGCTCGACCTGCGGGCGTGCGGCGCGACGCTGGACGACACCGGCGCGGGCCTGTTCACGTCGGCGGTCGCGTTGTTCCACTGGCACCGCTCGGCGAAGTTCTGCGCGGTGTGCGGCGGGCCGACGGAGTCGATCAAGTCCGGGTGGGCGCGGGTCTGCGAGCGGTGCGGGCACGAGGAGTACCCGCGCACCGACGCGGCCGTGATCTGCCTGGTGCACGACGGCGCGGACCGGGTGCTGCTGGCGCGCGGCGCGGGTTGGCCCGAGGGGCGGTACTCGGTGCTGGCCGGGTTCGTCGAGGCGGGCGAGTCGCTGGAGGCGTGCGTGGCGCGGGAGGTCGAGGAGGAGGTCGGCGTCGAGGTGCGCGGCATCCGCTACCTCGGCAGCCAGCCGTGGCCGTTCCCGCGGTCGCTGATGGTGGGGTTCGAGGCGGTCGCCGACCCGACCGAGCCACTGCGGCTCGCGGACGACGAGATCGCGCAGGCCAAGTGGGTCGACCGGGCCGACGTGCGGCGGGCGTTGGCCGAGCCGGGCAGCGTGCCGGACCTGCTGCTCGCGCCGGGCGCGTCCATCGCCTACCGGATGATCCAGTCGTGGGTGGCGGCAGGCTGA
- a CDS encoding M16 family metallopeptidase: MSAPTKHRSADEIGRTELGPRPFPELGEQRAAADLDTVDTTLANGLRVLAVRRSSVPLVEVRLRIPFGDPASTSVGSTHAARAEVLASTVLTGTATRSRVDVDTELALVGGELDAVVDPERLAFSGNALVSGFGTVLDVLRDVLTGATYPAEEVERERARLVERIRLARSQPNVIAREALQRHLYGDHPFAKEMPEAEEVAAVTRDDVLALHASAVLPRGSVLVVVGDVAPDAAVRAVEEALGGWTGEGTAVALSPLSPVQGGDVLLVHRPGAVQSQIRLAARGVARTDERYPALQLANLVYGGFFSSRLVENIREDKGYTYSARSHPEFTPGGATLLVDADTASEVTAAALLETRYELGRLGLVPPTESEVDTARRYAIGSLLTATSSQGGLASFLVNLAGLGLDVEWFTGHPERLAAVTVEQVAEVALEFFAPTAFTGVLVGDEELLAPQLRALGGVTLP, from the coding sequence GTGAGCGCCCCGACCAAGCACCGCAGCGCCGACGAGATCGGCCGTACGGAGCTAGGGCCTCGCCCGTTCCCGGAGCTGGGCGAGCAGCGGGCGGCGGCGGACCTGGACACCGTCGACACGACGCTGGCCAACGGTCTGCGGGTGCTCGCGGTGCGCCGGTCGTCGGTGCCGCTGGTCGAGGTCCGGCTGCGGATCCCGTTCGGCGACCCGGCGTCCACCAGCGTCGGCTCGACGCACGCGGCGCGGGCCGAGGTGCTGGCGAGCACGGTCCTCACCGGCACCGCGACCCGGAGCCGGGTGGACGTCGACACCGAGCTGGCGCTCGTCGGCGGCGAGCTGGACGCGGTGGTCGACCCGGAGCGGCTGGCGTTCTCCGGCAACGCGCTGGTGTCCGGCTTCGGCACGGTGCTGGACGTGCTGCGGGACGTGCTGACCGGCGCGACCTACCCGGCCGAGGAGGTCGAGCGGGAGCGCGCGCGGCTGGTGGAGCGGATCAGGCTGGCGCGGTCGCAGCCGAACGTGATCGCGCGGGAGGCGCTGCAGCGCCACCTGTACGGCGACCACCCGTTCGCCAAGGAGATGCCCGAGGCCGAAGAGGTCGCGGCCGTGACGCGGGACGACGTGCTCGCGCTGCACGCGTCGGCGGTGCTGCCGCGCGGGTCGGTGCTGGTCGTCGTCGGCGACGTCGCGCCGGACGCGGCGGTGCGCGCGGTCGAGGAGGCGTTGGGCGGCTGGACCGGCGAGGGCACCGCGGTGGCGCTGTCGCCGCTGTCCCCGGTGCAGGGCGGCGACGTGCTGCTGGTGCACCGGCCTGGCGCCGTGCAGTCGCAGATCCGGCTCGCCGCGCGCGGGGTGGCGCGGACCGACGAGCGGTACCCGGCGCTGCAGCTGGCGAACCTGGTGTACGGCGGGTTCTTCTCCTCCCGGCTGGTGGAGAACATCCGCGAGGACAAGGGCTACACCTACAGCGCGCGGTCGCACCCGGAGTTCACGCCGGGCGGGGCGACGCTGCTGGTGGACGCCGACACGGCCAGCGAGGTGACCGCGGCGGCGCTGCTGGAGACCCGGTACGAGCTGGGTCGGCTCGGCCTGGTGCCGCCGACGGAGTCCGAGGTGGACACCGCCCGCCGGTACGCGATCGGGTCGCTGCTGACCGCGACGTCGTCGCAGGGCGGGCTGGCGTCGTTCCTGGTGAACCTCGCCGGTCTGGGCCTGGACGTCGAGTGGTTCACCGGGCACCCCGAGCGGCTGGCGGCGGTCACCGTCGAGCAGGTCGCCGAGGTGGCGCTGGAGTTCTTCGCGCCGACCGCGTTCACCGGCGTGCTGGTGGGCGACGAGGAACTGCTGGCGCCGCAGCTGCGGGCGTTGGGCGGTGTGACCCTGCCGTGA
- a CDS encoding M16 family metallopeptidase: MALPELHRFTLPNGLRVVLAPDRSAPVVGVSVHYDVGFRSEPEGRTGFAHLFEHLMFQGSESLEKLAHFRHVQSSGGTFNGSTHPDYTDYYEVLPSAALERALFLEADRMRAPKITEENLRNQIDVVKEEIRLNVLNRPYGGFPWILLPPVLFQTFPNAHNGYGDFTDLENATVDDCAAFFDTYYAPGNAVLTVAGDFDPERAKALVEEHFGDVPARPVPVRPSFAEAAPKGELRSEHIDKHAPMPAIAVGYRIPDPVNEVEGYLAYLVLAGVLTDGDGSRLQQRLVHRDAIVVDVGAGCGLFGPLEARDPDTFSITAIHPPEVTSEQVLAAVDEELLRLAEEGPTEQELAKVTARWVSTMHREHDRLTSRTLGLGSAELLFGRAELLYELPDKLAGITTDAVAAAAKALRSDSRAVLTLKPASGGNE; the protein is encoded by the coding sequence ATGGCGCTACCCGAACTGCACAGGTTCACGCTCCCCAACGGTCTGCGGGTGGTGCTCGCACCCGACCGCAGCGCCCCGGTCGTCGGGGTGAGCGTGCACTACGACGTGGGCTTCCGCTCCGAGCCCGAGGGGCGGACGGGGTTCGCGCACCTCTTCGAACACCTCATGTTCCAGGGCAGCGAGAGCCTGGAGAAGCTGGCCCACTTCCGGCACGTGCAGTCCTCGGGCGGCACGTTCAACGGGTCCACGCACCCCGACTACACCGACTACTACGAGGTGCTGCCGTCGGCGGCACTGGAGCGGGCTCTGTTCCTCGAGGCGGACCGCATGCGGGCGCCGAAGATCACCGAGGAGAACCTGCGCAACCAGATCGACGTCGTGAAGGAGGAGATCCGACTCAACGTATTGAACCGACCGTACGGGGGGTTCCCGTGGATCCTCCTGCCGCCGGTCCTGTTCCAGACCTTCCCGAACGCGCACAACGGCTACGGCGACTTCACCGACCTGGAGAACGCCACCGTGGACGACTGCGCCGCGTTCTTCGACACCTACTACGCGCCGGGCAACGCCGTGCTGACGGTGGCGGGCGACTTCGACCCCGAGCGGGCGAAGGCGCTCGTCGAGGAGCACTTCGGTGACGTGCCCGCCCGACCGGTGCCGGTCCGGCCGTCGTTCGCCGAGGCCGCGCCCAAGGGCGAGCTGCGGTCCGAGCACATCGACAAGCACGCGCCGATGCCCGCCATCGCCGTGGGCTACCGCATCCCGGACCCGGTCAACGAGGTGGAGGGCTACCTCGCCTACCTGGTCCTGGCCGGTGTGCTGACCGACGGTGACGGGTCGCGGCTGCAGCAGCGGCTGGTGCACCGCGACGCGATCGTGGTGGACGTCGGCGCGGGGTGTGGTCTGTTCGGGCCGTTGGAGGCGCGCGACCCCGACACGTTCAGCATCACCGCGATCCACCCGCCGGAGGTCACCTCCGAGCAGGTGCTCGCGGCGGTGGACGAGGAGCTGCTGCGACTGGCCGAGGAGGGACCGACGGAGCAGGAGCTGGCGAAGGTCACCGCCCGCTGGGTGTCGACCATGCACCGCGAGCACGACCGGCTCACCAGCCGGACGCTGGGCCTCGGGTCGGCCGAGCTGCTGTTCGGGCGTGCCGAGCTGCTGTACGAGCTGCCGGACAAGCTGGCCGGCATCACCACCGACGCGGTCGCCGCGGCGGCCAAGGCGCTGCGGTCGGACTCGCGCGCCGTCCTGACCCTCAAGCCCGCCAGTGGAGGTAACGAGTGA